From one Desulfuromonas sp. genomic stretch:
- a CDS encoding ubiquinol-cytochrome c reductase iron-sulfur subunit — protein sequence MEKTDRSRRRFLKGLAFGAACSLVLWKFLVPGPKARKKTLLQVKKAELPAEGALVYRESRVAIVHSGEEVYALSLVCTHLGCTVNVTPDRIVCPCHGSVFDRQGRVLKGPAPSPLERLEVRDEGGTLVVLT from the coding sequence ATGGAAAAGACTGATCGATCGCGTCGCCGATTCCTCAAGGGACTAGCCTTCGGAGCGGCCTGCAGCCTGGTCCTCTGGAAGTTCCTGGTCCCCGGGCCGAAGGCGCGCAAAAAAACGCTGCTCCAGGTAAAAAAGGCGGAACTGCCCGCCGAAGGGGCCCTCGTCTACCGCGAGTCGCGGGTGGCCATCGTCCACTCCGGGGAGGAGGTCTACGCCCTCAGCCTGGTCTGCACCCACCTCGGCTGCACCGTGAACGTCACCCCCGACCGGATCGTCTGCCCCTGCCACGGCAGCGTTTTCGACCGCCAGGGCCGGGTCCTGAAAGGGCCCGCCCCCAGCCCTCTCGAGCGCCTGGAGGTCCGGGACGAGGGGGGCACGCTGGTGGTCCTGACCTAG
- the extO gene encoding selenite/tellurite reduction operon b-type cytochrome iron-sulfur cluster-binding subunit ExtO yields MRALIILLLLALSPLAAGAQEDCGACHRDAVQGVHRGLECSACHGAGGEIARPSSAAGGAPGCVSCHEGFDAMFHGPMATREVERRFVAQTYGRHDPGFFDNNCSGCHVSDCLDCHGEKGHEIARPTGEACLSCHKGYFVGWDYFGRAPREDHQRYQRGPQAQGENYLKMRPDLHAEIGLQCGECHSMASLAAGEKASKGCADCHRPDDGVIEHRIDAHRDKLECYACHSAWAAQEYGTFFLRLGDAEARRHFRLRQDPESEYVRSAYLKRQDAPPLGLNGAGRVSPVRPQFIAFQSDLREDAPEAGENRLLAARWKAFFPHTVRSGTVMCEGCHEDGRRFLLEKEEDRIYGLRRDGLDLDSFWSQKGQQVEGGGFLSAERFATMRERGEAYSRAYVEKWKRLIDRVADSSRD; encoded by the coding sequence ATGCGTGCCTTAATCATTCTGCTGCTGCTCGCCCTTAGCCCCCTGGCGGCCGGAGCGCAGGAGGACTGCGGCGCCTGCCACCGGGATGCGGTCCAGGGCGTTCACCGGGGGCTGGAGTGCTCCGCCTGCCACGGCGCGGGGGGGGAGATCGCCCGTCCTTCTTCGGCCGCGGGGGGAGCGCCGGGCTGCGTCTCCTGCCACGAGGGATTCGATGCCATGTTTCACGGGCCGATGGCGACCCGGGAGGTCGAGCGGCGCTTTGTGGCCCAGACCTACGGCCGTCACGACCCGGGGTTTTTCGATAACAATTGCTCCGGCTGCCATGTCAGCGATTGCCTCGACTGCCACGGCGAGAAAGGCCACGAGATCGCCCGGCCCACAGGCGAGGCCTGCCTCTCCTGTCACAAGGGGTACTTCGTCGGGTGGGACTATTTCGGCCGGGCCCCCCGCGAAGACCACCAGCGTTATCAGCGCGGGCCCCAGGCCCAGGGCGAGAACTACCTCAAGATGCGCCCCGACCTCCACGCCGAGATCGGCCTGCAGTGCGGAGAATGCCACTCCATGGCCAGCCTGGCGGCGGGGGAGAAGGCCTCGAAAGGGTGCGCCGACTGCCACCGCCCCGACGACGGGGTCATCGAGCACCGTATCGACGCGCACCGGGACAAGCTTGAGTGCTACGCCTGCCACTCGGCCTGGGCGGCCCAGGAGTACGGAACATTCTTCCTCCGTCTCGGCGACGCCGAGGCGCGCAGGCATTTTCGCCTGCGCCAGGACCCGGAGAGCGAATACGTCCGGAGCGCATATCTGAAAAGGCAGGACGCCCCGCCCCTCGGCCTCAACGGAGCCGGCCGGGTCAGCCCCGTCCGTCCCCAGTTCATCGCCTTTCAGAGCGATCTCCGGGAAGACGCCCCCGAGGCGGGGGAAAACCGGCTGCTGGCCGCCCGCTGGAAGGCCTTCTTCCCCCACACGGTGCGCAGCGGGACGGTGATGTGCGAGGGCTGTCACGAGGACGGTCGGCGCTTTCTGCTGGAGAAGGAGGAGGACCGGATCTACGGCCTGCGCCGTGACGGGCTCGATCTCGACTCCTTCTGGAGCCAGAAGGGGCAACAGGTGGAGGGAGGGGGCTTTCTTTCCGCCGAAAGATTTGCGACAATGCGCGAAAGGGGCGAGGCCTATTCACGGGCCTACGTGGAGAAATGGAAAAGACTGATCGATCGCGTCGCCGATTCCTCAAGGGACTAG